The following proteins are encoded in a genomic region of Diabrotica virgifera virgifera chromosome 1, PGI_DIABVI_V3a:
- the LOC114333332 gene encoding zinc finger BED domain-containing protein 5-like, which yields MFKVEDKISAMFLESAEQSLPDPIKINAAEHLRSLATTFRIYFPEPDPDDGWIRNPFSCQAIEQIQGLTEEEQDKLVDLSSCGTMKDIFNGEKIAEFWATARKDYKEFGDKAMKKILPFATTYQCEQTFSSNITEIMDAKVKFNVSH from the coding sequence TTCTTGGAGTCTGCAGAGCAGAGTTTACCTGACCCAATAAAGATCAACGCAGCCGAGCACCTACGCAGCCTAGCCACGACTTTTAGGATATACTTCCCCGAACCTGACCCTGACGATGGTTGGATTCGAAATCCTTTCAGCTGTCAAGCAATTGAACAAATCCAAGGCCTCacagaagaagaacaagataagCTTGTGGACTTGTCGAGTTGTGGTACGATGAAGGACATTTTTAATGGCGAGAAAATAGCAGAATTCTGGGCAACAGCACGCAAGGATTACAAAGAATTTGGAGACAAGGCCATGAAAAAAATCCTTCCGTTTGCAACAACCTATCAGTGTGAGCAAACATTTTCTTCTAACATTACAGAAATAATGGATGCTAAGGTTAAATTCAACGTATCTCATTAA